A single window of Lentimicrobiaceae bacterium DNA harbors:
- the ruvC gene encoding crossover junction endodeoxyribonuclease RuvC → MKSERIILGIDPGTQVMGYGLIVDKGKKIELITLDVFKFTTKDSQPLRLKKIFSSVLNLIDQYHPDELAIEAPFFGKNVQSMLKLGRAQGVAMAAGLYRDIPIFEYSPRKIKQSITGNGNSSKEQVAGMLVNLLQMKEIPKLMDATDAVAVAVCHYFQREPSETGKSYTGWKSFMDQNPGRVVKK, encoded by the coding sequence GAATTGACCCAGGCACCCAGGTTATGGGTTACGGATTAATTGTGGATAAAGGTAAGAAAATAGAGCTGATCACCCTTGATGTGTTTAAGTTTACTACCAAAGATTCGCAACCACTGAGGTTAAAAAAAATATTTTCATCTGTTCTTAACCTCATAGATCAGTACCACCCTGACGAACTGGCTATTGAGGCTCCTTTTTTCGGGAAAAATGTTCAATCAATGTTAAAGCTTGGACGGGCTCAGGGTGTAGCAATGGCAGCCGGGCTTTACCGGGATATCCCTATTTTTGAATATTCACCCCGCAAAATCAAGCAATCGATTACAGGAAACGGCAACTCTTCAAAAGAACAAGTGGCAGGTATGTTAGTCAACCTGTTACAAATGAAAGAAATTCCAAAACTTATGGATGCCACGGATGCAGTTGCAGTTGCTGTTTGTCATTACTTTCAGCGCGAACCTTCAGAAACAGGCAAGAGCTACACAGGCTGGAAAAGCTTTATGGATCAAAACCCCGGCAGGGTGGTAAAAAAATAA
- a CDS encoding formimidoylglutamase produces MEIAVYFEPVAEELFEGFPAGDHLRIGQIIKAFRNEGDFPEPAGYHIALFGVNDDRNSINNQGCANAADEVRRFLYKLFPGAWTSGIADLGNIRRGFSVEDTYFALTSVVEALVANRILPVIIGGGQDLTFAMYSAYAQIGQIINMAVVDPMFDLGETNQELNSQTFLSKIIMQRPNFLFNYTNLGYQTYFVDQPGLDLMKKLLFDTYRLGMLHGNLTDAEPLVRNADLLSFDMGAIRAADAPGNANATPNGFSGDEACQIVRYAAMSDKLSSIGFFELNPLFDRNGITAHLLAQMIWYVFEGYNNRKMDFPSSDSDNFIRYIVPTTDFEDGIVFIKSRKTDRWWMEVVCGPENRQKYASHYVVPCSYSDYQVACNNEIPDRWWQVYQKLM; encoded by the coding sequence ATGGAGATTGCTGTTTATTTTGAACCAGTTGCAGAGGAGCTTTTTGAAGGGTTTCCGGCTGGCGATCATCTCAGAATTGGACAAATAATTAAAGCTTTCAGAAATGAAGGCGATTTTCCCGAACCCGCAGGTTATCATATTGCACTTTTTGGGGTGAATGATGATCGCAATTCGATCAATAATCAAGGGTGTGCTAATGCGGCTGATGAAGTCCGCAGATTCTTATATAAACTTTTTCCAGGAGCCTGGACTTCGGGCATTGCCGATTTGGGAAATATCAGGAGGGGATTTTCTGTTGAGGATACTTATTTTGCCCTGACATCGGTTGTTGAAGCTTTGGTGGCCAACCGGATATTGCCGGTAATCATTGGCGGTGGTCAGGATCTTACCTTTGCCATGTATAGTGCATATGCCCAAATCGGGCAAATAATTAACATGGCTGTTGTTGATCCAATGTTCGATTTGGGTGAAACTAATCAGGAGTTGAATTCCCAAACTTTTTTGAGCAAAATTATCATGCAGCGGCCCAACTTTTTGTTCAACTACACCAATTTGGGTTATCAGACTTATTTTGTTGATCAACCCGGCCTCGATTTAATGAAAAAATTGCTTTTTGATACCTACAGGCTCGGCATGTTGCATGGCAACCTTACTGATGCTGAGCCCCTGGTGCGTAATGCCGATTTATTGTCGTTTGATATGGGCGCCATCCGGGCGGCCGATGCACCTGGCAATGCCAATGCCACTCCTAATGGATTTTCGGGCGACGAAGCTTGCCAGATTGTCCGCTATGCTGCCATGAGTGATAAACTTTCGTCAATCGGATTTTTTGAGCTTAACCCCTTGTTTGACCGGAACGGAATTACAGCGCATCTGCTCGCTCAAATGATTTGGTATGTTTTTGAAGGTTACAATAACCGCAAAATGGACTTTCCTTCCTCTGACAGCGATAATTTTATCCGTTATATTGTTCCGACAACAGATTTTGAAGATGGCATCGTTTTTATCAAGAGCCGCAAAACTGACCGCTGGTGGATGGAGGTTGTTTGTGGTCCTGAAAACCGGCAAAAATATGCCAGTCATTATGTCGTCCCATGTTCTTACAGCGATTATCAGGTGGCTTGTAATAACGAAATACCTGACCGCTGGTGGCAGGTTTACCAAAAGCTGATGTAA
- the topA gene encoding type I DNA topoisomerase, with translation MIKNLVIVESPAKAKTIEGFLGKDFIVKSSFGHVRDLSKKQLGVDVEHDFMPNYEISADKAKLIKELGKLASEAEIVWLASDEDREGEAISWHLAEALSLDEKKTRRIVFHEITKNAISEAIKNPRKIDLNLVDAQQARRVLDRLVGFEISPVLWRKVKPALSAGRVQSVAVRLIVEREEEVKAFKSTFNYRVTAVFTVPDEAGKPKIDAELSKRFPEKPEAMEFLRKCVGAAFHIIDIDTKPARKSPAAPFTTSTLQQEASRKLGFSVAKTMLVAQQLYEAGKITYMRTDSVNLSSLALDMAKEEIANLYGEKYIKTRQYTTKSKGAQEAHEAIRPTYLNHQEVEGDASQKKLYELIWKRTIASQMSDAELERTTVNIGISTTPEKFVAKGEVIKFDGFLKVYMESTDDESAENEEGILPPVKAGQKLDLSEMLATQKFSQQPPRYTEASLVKKMEELGIGRPSTYAPTISTIQKREYVVKEDRPGVKRQFSLIKLKNEKITEDEKSENTGFEKSKLFPTDIGTLVNTFLVQNFENILDYNFTANVEKEFDEIAQGQKVWNQMIKEFYYPFAKQVKETLENSEKVKGERLLGTDPESGKNVYVRIGRFGPMVQIGEADDEEKPKFASLKKGQAMDDLTLELALKLFDFPRSIGVYEDAELTVAIGRFGPYVKHKSAFYSLAKTDDPVTIDVERAIVLIEEKRKKESERLILSFDEAPEVQVLNGRYGPYIAIGKSNYRIPKGTEPASLTLEQCREIAEKQDAQPKTTGKGRFAKKK, from the coding sequence ATGATTAAAAATCTTGTAATTGTTGAGTCACCTGCAAAGGCCAAGACTATCGAAGGATTTCTGGGAAAGGACTTTATTGTAAAATCAAGTTTTGGCCATGTGCGTGACTTATCAAAGAAGCAACTTGGGGTTGATGTTGAGCATGATTTCATGCCCAATTATGAAATTTCGGCAGATAAGGCCAAACTCATCAAGGAACTTGGCAAGCTGGCATCTGAAGCGGAAATTGTATGGCTTGCGTCCGATGAAGACCGCGAGGGAGAAGCTATTTCATGGCATTTGGCTGAAGCTTTGTCGCTTGATGAAAAGAAGACCAGGCGTATAGTGTTCCATGAAATTACTAAAAATGCAATTTCTGAAGCCATAAAAAACCCCCGCAAAATTGATTTAAATCTTGTTGATGCCCAACAGGCGCGCCGAGTGCTCGATCGCCTGGTTGGTTTTGAAATTTCTCCTGTCTTATGGAGGAAAGTTAAACCAGCTCTTTCCGCCGGACGGGTTCAGTCGGTGGCCGTTCGTTTGATTGTTGAGAGAGAAGAAGAGGTAAAAGCGTTTAAATCTACTTTTAACTATAGGGTTACTGCTGTTTTTACAGTTCCTGACGAAGCCGGTAAACCTAAAATTGATGCCGAACTTTCAAAAAGGTTTCCTGAGAAACCAGAGGCAATGGAGTTTCTGCGCAAATGCGTTGGAGCGGCTTTTCATATTATTGATATTGATACCAAACCGGCCCGGAAATCACCTGCGGCTCCTTTTACTACTTCCACATTGCAACAGGAAGCAAGCCGAAAACTCGGATTTTCGGTGGCTAAAACAATGTTGGTTGCCCAGCAGCTTTATGAAGCCGGAAAAATAACCTATATGAGAACCGACTCTGTTAACCTGTCGAGCCTTGCCCTTGATATGGCCAAAGAGGAGATCGCAAATCTGTATGGCGAAAAATATATCAAAACCAGGCAATACACGACTAAATCAAAGGGCGCTCAGGAAGCGCATGAAGCCATCCGGCCAACCTACCTGAATCATCAGGAAGTTGAAGGTGATGCTTCTCAGAAAAAACTTTATGAACTCATCTGGAAACGAACCATTGCCTCTCAGATGAGTGATGCCGAACTTGAACGCACAACTGTGAATATTGGCATCTCCACAACACCTGAAAAGTTTGTAGCGAAAGGGGAAGTCATTAAGTTCGACGGATTTTTGAAAGTGTATATGGAATCTACCGATGATGAATCAGCTGAGAATGAAGAAGGTATTTTACCACCGGTGAAGGCAGGTCAAAAGCTGGATTTGTCAGAGATGCTTGCCACGCAAAAGTTCTCACAACAGCCTCCCCGCTATACCGAAGCCAGTTTGGTGAAAAAAATGGAAGAATTAGGTATCGGACGACCATCTACCTATGCACCCACCATCTCTACAATCCAAAAACGCGAATATGTAGTTAAGGAAGATAGGCCCGGGGTTAAACGTCAGTTTTCTCTCATTAAACTGAAAAATGAAAAAATTACGGAAGATGAGAAATCGGAAAATACCGGCTTTGAGAAATCAAAACTTTTTCCAACTGACATAGGAACCCTGGTAAATACTTTTTTGGTGCAAAACTTTGAAAACATCCTCGATTACAACTTTACAGCCAATGTTGAAAAAGAGTTTGATGAAATTGCACAGGGGCAGAAAGTATGGAATCAGATGATCAAGGAGTTCTATTATCCATTTGCCAAACAGGTAAAGGAAACACTTGAAAATTCGGAAAAAGTCAAGGGTGAACGTTTGCTGGGGACTGATCCTGAGTCTGGTAAAAACGTTTACGTAAGAATTGGCCGCTTTGGACCAATGGTGCAGATTGGTGAAGCCGATGATGAAGAAAAACCGAAATTTGCAAGTCTGAAAAAAGGGCAGGCAATGGACGATCTAACCCTTGAACTGGCATTAAAACTTTTTGATTTCCCGCGGTCAATCGGAGTTTATGAAGATGCTGAACTTACTGTTGCCATTGGTCGCTTTGGGCCTTATGTTAAGCATAAATCAGCTTTTTATTCACTTGCCAAAACAGACGACCCTGTTACCATTGATGTAGAGCGTGCCATTGTGCTTATTGAGGAAAAGCGCAAGAAGGAAAGCGAACGTCTCATTCTATCGTTTGATGAAGCGCCGGAAGTTCAGGTGTTGAATGGTCGGTACGGGCCGTATATTGCCATAGGTAAATCTAATTACAGAATTCCTAAAGGAACAGAACCAGCCAGCCTGACACTGGAACAATGTCGTGAAATTGCTGAAAAACAGGATGCTCAGCCGAAAACAACCGGTAAAGGCAGGTTTGCCAAAAAGAAATAA
- the miaB gene encoding tRNA (N6-isopentenyl adenosine(37)-C2)-methylthiotransferase MiaB encodes MSGLTNKNCTLEIKRKLYIETYGCQMNFSDSQIVGSIMTDNDFETTENIADADVIFVNTCSIRDHAEKRVRARLQEFKRYKKTKPGLIIGVLGCMAERLKSQLIEEEKMVDVIVGPDAYRDLPRLLNIAESGQKAINVILSADETYADINPVRMDKNGISAFISIMRGCENFCSYCVVPYTRGKERSRDPETIVNEARKLFEEGYREITLLGQNVNSYNSENGTGFPQLLEMVAQINPLLRVRFATSHPKDLSDKLLTTMANYPNICKSIHLPVQAGSDRMLKLMNRKYTVDWYKERINAIKSILPGCTISTDIIAGFSSETEEDHMQTLELMNWVKYDYAFMFKYSERPDTLAAKKMKDDVPEDVKSLRLQQIIDLQQDLSFRSNHADIGKTFEVLAESLSKKSGKELAGRTTGNKVVVFPAGKFKPGDYVNVQIKSCTAATLRGEATTDIL; translated from the coding sequence ATATCAGGATTAACCAACAAAAATTGTACCTTGGAAATTAAACGCAAACTCTATATTGAAACCTATGGTTGTCAAATGAACTTTTCTGATAGCCAGATTGTAGGTTCCATCATGACTGATAACGATTTTGAAACCACAGAAAACATTGCTGATGCAGATGTTATTTTTGTAAACACCTGCTCAATACGCGACCATGCAGAAAAACGGGTCAGAGCCAGACTTCAGGAATTCAAACGATACAAAAAAACCAAACCTGGACTGATTATAGGCGTTCTCGGATGTATGGCCGAAAGGCTAAAATCGCAACTGATAGAAGAAGAAAAAATGGTTGATGTGATTGTTGGACCAGATGCATACCGCGATCTGCCACGATTGCTGAACATTGCTGAAAGCGGACAGAAAGCTATCAATGTGATACTTTCGGCTGACGAAACGTATGCAGACATCAACCCTGTTAGAATGGACAAAAACGGCATTTCAGCCTTTATTTCCATTATGCGCGGATGTGAGAATTTTTGCTCATATTGTGTGGTTCCATACACACGAGGCAAAGAACGAAGCCGCGACCCGGAAACAATTGTAAACGAAGCCAGAAAACTGTTTGAAGAAGGCTATCGCGAAATTACGCTGCTGGGCCAAAATGTAAATTCATATAACAGTGAAAACGGAACAGGATTTCCGCAGTTACTTGAGATGGTTGCTCAGATTAACCCCTTGCTCAGGGTAAGATTTGCCACCTCTCATCCCAAAGACCTTTCTGACAAGCTCCTGACGACCATGGCTAACTACCCGAACATTTGCAAGTCAATCCACCTTCCTGTTCAGGCCGGCAGCGATCGCATGCTTAAACTCATGAACCGCAAATATACTGTAGACTGGTACAAAGAGAGAATAAATGCAATAAAATCAATTCTACCCGGTTGCACCATTTCAACCGACATTATAGCCGGGTTCTCTTCTGAAACAGAAGAAGACCATATGCAAACCCTTGAGCTGATGAATTGGGTTAAATATGATTATGCTTTTATGTTTAAATACTCTGAAAGGCCTGACACGCTTGCGGCAAAAAAAATGAAAGACGATGTTCCTGAAGATGTAAAAAGTTTGAGACTTCAGCAAATCATCGATCTGCAGCAAGATCTTTCATTCCGAAGCAATCATGCCGATATTGGCAAAACTTTTGAAGTACTGGCCGAAAGCCTCTCCAAAAAATCAGGCAAAGAACTGGCTGGCAGAACCACTGGCAATAAAGTTGTAGTATTCCCTGCCGGAAAATTCAAACCTGGCGATTATGTGAATGTGCAAATTAAATCGTGTACCGCAGCAACTTTACGTGGTGAAGCGACTACTGATATTCTTTAA
- a CDS encoding polysaccharide biosynthesis/export family protein, which translates to MKKDFIQKMAHRLILFSALLMMGSCISMKKINYLPDAELYRQGDNIEFINDVSPDYLVKKGDNLYIDVKSLDPKNMNPFESDQRVSYQNNSEMSVYLNSYMVTDSGYIILPVIGKFHVAGLTINVIKDKLQTVINDFYQLTTVTVKLVNFKISLLGEVARPGTYMVYQENINIFQALSLGGDVTSYANRSKVNIIRKTDKGSAVHTVNLLKADVLQSPYYYLQPGDIVYVEPLRSKNYAFTAFPYAIIFSTVTTTLLILSYFK; encoded by the coding sequence ATGAAAAAAGACTTTATTCAAAAAATGGCTCACCGGCTGATTTTATTTTCAGCATTGTTGATGATGGGCTCGTGTATCTCCATGAAAAAGATCAATTATCTGCCTGATGCTGAACTATACAGACAAGGTGATAATATTGAATTTATAAATGATGTCAGCCCCGACTATCTGGTAAAAAAGGGAGATAACCTATACATTGATGTAAAGAGCCTTGACCCTAAAAATATGAATCCATTTGAATCAGATCAAAGGGTTTCGTACCAGAATAACAGCGAGATGAGCGTATACCTTAATAGTTATATGGTTACTGATTCAGGATACATAATCCTGCCGGTTATCGGCAAATTTCATGTAGCCGGGCTGACAATCAATGTCATTAAAGACAAGTTACAGACTGTTATCAATGATTTTTACCAGCTAACTACAGTTACGGTAAAACTTGTAAATTTCAAAATCAGCCTGTTGGGTGAGGTAGCAAGACCCGGAACTTATATGGTTTATCAGGAAAATATCAACATTTTTCAAGCATTGAGCTTAGGTGGCGATGTTACTTCGTATGCCAACAGGAGTAAGGTAAACATCATCAGGAAAACAGATAAAGGTTCAGCCGTACACACCGTAAACCTGTTGAAGGCCGATGTACTTCAATCGCCATACTATTACCTTCAGCCGGGCGACATCGTATATGTTGAACCACTCAGGAGCAAAAATTATGCTTTCACAGCATTCCCCTATGCTATAATCTTTTCAACGGTTACCACTACGCTGCTCATTTTAAGTTATTTTAAATAA
- a CDS encoding polysaccharide biosynthesis tyrosine autokinase has product MDNYIKEFPQEESVDFKQLFFKFYRYWYFFIITIFIALTIAFLFNKYTQPIYKVGTTVLIKDDKSSFDPQALLGLGNVKNAQVLENEIGVLKSRSLVTRAIQALNFNISYFEEDNFLTKEIYKDSPFTVVFDTAYPQPAGLRFNLIILPNNEFTLSTEGESVFLYDYTKSKQIEKITEKVNLSGKFRFGEQIKSKYYNFKILLNTNFSPRDHVNKNMYFTFNKIEDLTKQFMGFTIEPINREASIVEISLRSTNVEKATDFLNTLTTVYMERGLEKKNQIATNTISFIDDQLLGITDSLRTAETVLQDFRTKNAVMNLDFQSQQVFDLMKQLENEKAVLLVKNKYYLYLKEYLKKNENDLTGLTVPSSMGIEDPVLTKLITDLTMLYAQRGEAMLMAKEKNPIIASFDDRIRVNKRTLEENIKNIVNTSNISIKDIDNRINGLTGQISKLPATQRLLFGIERKFKLNDAIYTYLLQKRSEAQITRASNMPDNEVIDQATSDELDPVFPKKTLNYTIALLLGFIFPIAYVIGKDYFNDKLIDKKDVENITSLPILGHIIHNNKDSKIIVAEYPKSSIAESFRSIRTNLQYFSKNSDHQVILITSTMVSEGKTFTSINLASIFALYGKKTLLMGFDLRKPKIYQDFGLSNTEGISSYLINKSNLEDIIQRSTLENLDIVMAGPIPPNPAELIASDKNTELITRLKEIYDYIIIDTPPVGLVTDAFLLMNHSDINVYVVRQNYTNKKVFGSIITDIEKRNIPNVSILVNDVRSDNQSYGYGYGYGYGYGYGYGYGYGYYTDDQEPEKEGLVSKMFKKS; this is encoded by the coding sequence ATGGATAATTACATCAAGGAATTTCCGCAGGAAGAATCTGTAGACTTTAAACAACTTTTTTTCAAGTTTTACAGATATTGGTACTTTTTTATCATCACCATATTTATTGCATTGACCATTGCTTTTCTTTTCAATAAATATACACAGCCCATTTATAAAGTAGGTACAACTGTCTTAATCAAGGACGACAAATCAAGCTTTGACCCCCAGGCGCTTTTAGGGTTAGGCAATGTTAAAAATGCGCAGGTACTCGAAAATGAAATTGGCGTACTCAAATCACGTTCTCTTGTAACCAGAGCAATTCAGGCACTTAACTTCAATATTTCATATTTTGAAGAAGACAATTTTCTGACCAAGGAAATTTACAAAGACTCACCCTTTACGGTTGTGTTTGACACTGCCTATCCTCAACCTGCCGGCCTCAGATTCAATCTAATAATACTGCCCAATAACGAATTCACCCTGTCGACCGAAGGCGAATCGGTATTTTTATACGATTACACCAAAAGCAAACAAATTGAAAAAATTACCGAAAAGGTTAATTTAAGCGGGAAATTCAGATTTGGAGAGCAAATAAAAAGCAAGTACTACAATTTTAAAATATTACTGAATACCAACTTCAGCCCCAGGGATCATGTTAATAAAAACATGTATTTCACTTTCAATAAAATTGAAGATTTAACTAAACAGTTTATGGGTTTCACCATAGAACCTATTAACCGTGAAGCCTCAATTGTTGAAATTTCACTGCGTAGCACCAATGTTGAAAAAGCAACCGATTTTCTGAATACACTTACAACAGTGTATATGGAACGAGGCCTTGAAAAGAAAAATCAGATTGCGACCAATACAATTTCATTTATTGACGATCAGCTTTTGGGTATTACCGACTCACTGCGTACAGCCGAAACAGTTCTTCAGGATTTCAGGACAAAAAATGCAGTCATGAATCTTGACTTTCAGTCACAACAGGTATTCGATCTGATGAAACAGCTTGAAAACGAAAAAGCGGTCCTTCTCGTTAAAAATAAATACTACCTGTATCTGAAGGAATATCTGAAGAAAAACGAAAACGATCTTACCGGACTAACCGTTCCTTCGTCAATGGGAATTGAAGACCCGGTATTAACCAAATTGATTACCGATTTAACCATGCTTTACGCCCAAAGAGGCGAAGCAATGCTCATGGCTAAAGAAAAAAACCCCATTATTGCATCGTTTGACGACCGCATTAGGGTAAACAAGCGCACCCTCGAAGAAAATATCAAAAACATCGTAAATACTTCCAACATATCAATAAAGGATATTGACAACAGGATTAATGGCCTTACCGGTCAAATTAGCAAATTGCCTGCTACACAGCGCTTGTTATTTGGAATTGAAAGAAAGTTCAAGCTGAACGACGCTATTTACACCTATTTACTACAAAAAAGATCAGAAGCCCAAATTACCAGGGCATCAAATATGCCTGACAATGAAGTAATTGACCAGGCAACATCTGACGAGCTTGACCCGGTTTTCCCTAAAAAAACCCTTAATTACACCATCGCACTACTGCTTGGCTTTATATTTCCAATAGCCTATGTCATTGGTAAAGACTACTTTAACGACAAGCTCATTGATAAAAAGGATGTTGAAAATATTACTTCGCTTCCAATACTCGGACACATCATTCACAATAACAAAGACAGTAAAATTATTGTTGCCGAATACCCCAAATCATCCATCGCAGAATCTTTCAGATCCATCAGAACCAACCTGCAGTATTTTTCAAAAAATTCTGACCACCAGGTAATTCTTATCACATCTACAATGGTAAGCGAAGGCAAGACATTCACCTCTATCAATCTGGCTTCTATTTTTGCGCTTTATGGCAAAAAAACCCTGTTGATGGGATTTGACCTGCGCAAGCCTAAAATCTACCAGGACTTCGGATTATCAAACACTGAAGGTATCAGCTCATATCTTATCAATAAAAGTAATCTTGAAGACATTATTCAAAGGTCAACGCTTGAAAACCTTGACATTGTAATGGCAGGCCCTATTCCTCCGAATCCGGCAGAACTGATTGCTTCTGATAAAAACACTGAACTCATTACCCGCCTGAAAGAAATTTACGACTATATCATTATTGACACACCGCCGGTAGGACTGGTAACCGATGCCTTTTTGCTGATGAACCATTCTGATATCAATGTTTATGTTGTCAGACAAAACTACACCAACAAAAAAGTGTTTGGCTCAATTATTACCGATATTGAAAAACGCAATATACCAAACGTTTCAATTCTGGTAAATGATGTAAGGTCAGATAATCAGTCTTATGGCTACGGATATGGCTATGGTTACGGTTATGGTTATGGTTATGGATATGGTTATGGATACTACACTGACGATCAGGAACCTGAAAAGGAAGGCTTGGTCAGCAAAATGTTCAAGAAATCATAA
- the cysD gene encoding sulfate adenylyltransferase subunit CysD — translation MKNKYNLTHLEELEYESIYVIREVAAQFERPVLLFSGGKDSIVMTHLAVKAFWPAKIPFPLLHIDTGHNFEETIVYRDELVKKTGAKLIVGSVQESIDKGRVVEEKGPTASRNLLQTTTLLDTIEQYKFDAAMGGGRRDEEKARAKERFFSHRDEFGQWDPKNQRPELWNIFNGRKNHGEHFRVFPISNWTEMDVWQYIMKEGIELPSLYFTHQREVFFRDGQWMAKAPFMTLKENEFYETKTVRCRTIGDVSCTGLTLSSANSLEDIIQEIAATRITERGGRADDQRSEAAMEDRKKEGYF, via the coding sequence ATGAAGAATAAATATAATCTCACGCATCTTGAAGAGCTGGAATACGAATCTATATATGTAATCCGCGAAGTTGCCGCACAATTTGAACGGCCTGTGCTTCTTTTTTCAGGCGGAAAAGATTCAATCGTAATGACCCATCTGGCAGTTAAAGCTTTTTGGCCTGCCAAAATCCCCTTTCCTTTGCTCCATATAGACACCGGACATAATTTTGAAGAAACCATTGTTTATAGGGATGAGCTGGTTAAAAAAACAGGTGCAAAACTGATAGTTGGTTCTGTTCAGGAAAGTATTGATAAAGGCCGTGTTGTGGAAGAAAAAGGACCAACCGCAAGCCGTAATCTTTTGCAAACCACTACCTTGCTCGATACAATTGAACAATACAAGTTTGATGCTGCTATGGGTGGTGGCAGGCGCGATGAAGAAAAAGCCCGTGCCAAAGAAAGATTTTTCTCTCACCGCGATGAATTCGGACAATGGGATCCTAAAAACCAACGCCCTGAATTGTGGAACATATTTAATGGCCGCAAAAACCACGGTGAACATTTCAGGGTATTCCCCATAAGCAACTGGACCGAAATGGATGTATGGCAATACATTATGAAAGAAGGCATTGAACTGCCCAGCCTCTATTTTACGCATCAACGCGAAGTCTTTTTCAGAGATGGACAATGGATGGCCAAAGCGCCTTTTATGACCTTAAAAGAAAATGAATTTTATGAGACTAAAACTGTCAGATGCCGTACCATTGGAGATGTTTCCTGTACAGGACTAACGCTCTCATCGGCCAATTCGCTCGAAGATATTATTCAGGAAATTGCAGCAACCAGAATTACTGAAAGAGGTGGAAGAGCCGATGATCAACGTTCGGAAGCTGCGATGGAAGACAGAAAAAAAGAAGGTTACTTCTAG
- the cysN gene encoding sulfate adenylyltransferase subunit CysN translates to MELLRFTTAGSVDDGKSTLIGRLLYDSKSIFEDQLEAVKRASIRRGNEHMDLALLTDGLRAEREQGITIDVAYRYFATPKRKFIIADTPGHIQYTRNMVTGASTANAAIILIDARNGVIEQTCRHTFIASLLRIPHIIVCINKMDLVNYSYDIYEKIRSDYDAFATKLNLPDVRFVPISALHGDNVVDASTNMPWYNEGTLREVLEGIEIGNDHNLTDARFPVQYVIRPLSDEFHDYRGYAGRVAGGIFKSGDKVTVLPSMLQSTIKSIDLYNASVESAYAPMSVTITLNDDVDISRGDMLVKSDNMPVVTQDIEVMMCWMHEKALQINGKYAVKHTTRDVRCIVKEVKYKVDVNTLEKIEGDSVVGLNEIACVTIRTTKPLFIDPYQKNRRTGALILIDEATNNTVGVGMVQ, encoded by the coding sequence ATGGAACTTCTGAGGTTTACAACAGCTGGCAGTGTTGACGATGGCAAAAGCACTTTGATAGGCCGCCTGCTTTATGACAGTAAATCAATTTTTGAAGATCAGCTTGAAGCCGTAAAACGTGCCAGTATCAGACGTGGAAATGAACATATGGACCTCGCCCTGCTTACCGATGGCTTAAGGGCCGAACGCGAACAAGGTATCACCATTGACGTAGCTTACAGATATTTTGCCACGCCAAAACGAAAATTCATCATTGCAGATACCCCGGGTCACATACAATACACCCGTAACATGGTTACCGGAGCCTCTACTGCCAATGCTGCCATCATTCTCATTGATGCCCGCAATGGTGTAATTGAGCAAACCTGCCGCCATACTTTCATCGCATCTTTGCTCAGAATTCCGCATATTATCGTCTGTATCAACAAAATGGACCTGGTAAATTACAGTTATGATATTTATGAAAAAATCAGATCTGACTATGATGCTTTTGCCACTAAACTCAACCTGCCTGATGTCAGATTTGTGCCAATAAGTGCACTGCACGGCGATAATGTAGTTGATGCATCAACCAATATGCCCTGGTACAATGAAGGCACACTGCGTGAAGTGCTTGAAGGAATTGAAATAGGAAACGACCATAATCTGACAGATGCCAGATTTCCTGTTCAATACGTAATAAGACCATTGTCTGACGAATTCCATGACTACCGGGGATATGCCGGCCGCGTTGCGGGAGGAATATTTAAATCAGGTGATAAAGTTACTGTGCTGCCATCAATGCTTCAAAGCACTATCAAATCCATAGATTTGTATAACGCCAGCGTTGAAAGCGCCTACGCTCCCATGTCAGTCACTATCACACTGAATGACGATGTGGATATCAGCCGGGGCGATATGCTTGTTAAATCAGACAATATGCCCGTGGTTACCCAGGACATTGAGGTAATGATGTGCTGGATGCATGAAAAAGCGCTGCAGATTAATGGTAAATATGCTGTTAAACATACCACCCGCGACGTCCGCTGTATTGTAAAGGAAGTGAAATACAAGGTTGATGTAAATACACTGGAAAAAATAGAAGGTGACTCTGTTGTTGGTCTGAATGAAATTGCTTGCGTAACCATACGCACCACTAAGCCCCTGTTTATTGACCCGTATCAAAAAAACAGGCGAACCGGAGCATTGATTCTTATTGACGAAGCAACCAATAATACGGTTGGAGTTGGAATGGTGCAATAA